The proteins below are encoded in one region of Nitrospira sp.:
- the zapA gene encoding cell division protein ZapA → MAKTVDVEIYGQRYTLLGDADDQYVRRLAKYVDEQMKAVANGLKTATPSKLAVLAAVNIAHELFQAEQLRVENEADVERRMMSLMQSIEEQMPSTLPR, encoded by the coding sequence TTGGCGAAAACCGTCGATGTTGAAATCTATGGACAGCGGTATACCCTGCTTGGCGATGCCGACGATCAGTATGTCCGCCGGCTTGCCAAGTACGTGGATGAACAAATGAAAGCGGTCGCCAACGGCCTGAAAACCGCTACCCCCTCCAAGTTGGCCGTGCTGGCAGCCGTGAATATTGCCCATGAACTCTTCCAGGCGGAACAGCTGCGCGTCGAGAACGAGGCGGATGTCGAGCGCCGGATGATGTCCCTCATGCAATCCATCGAGGAGCAGATGCCGTCCACCCTCCCCCGTTAA